A window of Plasmodium malariae genome assembly, chromosome: 12 genomic DNA:
aaagttCCAAacaagaaatattatattccttttaacaaaatgagctttaatttacatatatatatgcatgaatatatttacgtacttgtatgtatatgaattAGGAAATAAGAAATCAtcatttctttaaaaattaagagctattttcatattacttttgaaaatatatattattttaagaacatttatttaaaaagccCAACTTAGTACTAATTAACGAATACTGTAATGACATGACGTAATGTTGTAAGTTTTATATCAAAACGAAGAAAATCTGACAGTTCCCAATGTAGTGTGTATTTGTTGTATTAtgattgtatatatttatatgtatatattcttttcactaatatatattatgcaataatatattcccCCATCAAATTTgcatttattacatttatatcttatttataagtattcatcagtgaaaataataatttgcaTATTCATCAGAAAAGTTTTGTAATCTTAAagctttatatatacatatcacttatataacaaaaacgaaataaagcAAAAGTGAACGATACTTGTGTatttaaaagtattatatacGTTGTACTTACTATATTGCCTCAGTGAAAAAATACGAAGTTTAAAAATTGTTCTCTTTAGAAGTACTgatttgtaaaattttaggtgaattaaaaataagttggaacaatgcatattttttcacgcatattttatgaaatacagaatatatatattgaaatgaTTTTATACGAAttcaattaaattttttttaaaattaaaaatgtatgtgatacttaattttattgaataatacaaaaaagcCAACTTTAAATTTGAAATAGTAtgtatgttttattaaaaatagcaATATGATGAGTATGTggatttaatttatttattttttcttttttttccatttcgtttgttattttgaaattttagactgagaaaacaaaaattatgatattttttatgtaaatgtacTGTCAACCTTCTTAacttaagaaaaaataatattaaacttGTGTATATTTAACGCTACGAATGatgtaaatttacatatataatcattgttataaatatattcatgaATTTCTGTtgatgtatgtatattaccGTAAGTGTATTACGTAAGAATATTACGTAAGTACTTTACACTAAGCATATTGCTGTTAGTATATTGCTTTGTATATGTGCTTAAATTAGAACATTTATGGACGAAAaccttaaaaatatattacgcaacagtataaatataagcattatattttgttagtACTGCAGCAGTACCTATAGTATAAAgggaaattatattttcaacgGGTGTTTAATTAACTGCTTTAAGTTGTTAcagagaaaagaaaaaatttttcacatttaggtgattttttttctcaaaaGAGGAAGGAATTGTGCATTgcagaaattttaaattgtatatataatacaaaaaataaaaagaaaaaaaaagccttaatatatatagatatatacatgcatttACATGTATGCGTAAGTACTTGCATACACATAAGAGCAAAAAATGTTCACAACAATAATCGGAGTTCTTGATTTGCGATAAGGTAACTTTGTTGAGGActaatcaaaaaaaattctataaGATGAAAAAGTTTAACatttaatgttaataaataattagaaatataGTGAGCTCTtagcataaaatatatttataaatgaaatgtTTGACAAATTGAttaaatagcaaaaatatatacatatatacatatgaataaatacataaaacaaatatgtaaaataaatattcatataactAAGAAATAAAGCAAATAACTAACGCATGAAAACacaagaaaacaaaaatgtttTCGCTTATTAAGTCagttttttctaattttcaAGATgaaaaagatttaaaaatactaatTATTGGTGAATGTGATTCAGGTAAGACAagcttatttaatttaattagtaGCTACCATAATAAGAGTAAATATGATATCTTGAACACGGTGTTTTCAAAAAGTGATAATAGCAGTAACTGTGCTCTAGgttttaatacaaaaaaaattatttttaatagaaaaaatttgaaaatatacgATTTAGAAGGAACAGCAACAAATACTATAAGCATTTATGACTGTTATTATGAGGACACAGATGTCATTTTTTACGTAATTGAtgcaaaaattgaaaaacatatttttaaagcaattatatatttaacttgCTTAGGAAGAAATAgaattaatgataaaaaaaagaataaaaatgaaaaaaaagaggaatttTTAAGACCCATTATTATATTGGGGAATAAGTCCGAAgataattcttcttttttttctgcacCTTGTATatctaattatattaaatctattgatatttataagaatgaaaaattctggcaattttttttatcgaaTAATAACACATTTCTAAACTACTATTTAGGTGTATTGTATGAAAAGGTAGTTGACtacttaataataaataaattttctctAGACAAATTTTTAGTATTAGGGAAAGAAAAAGACTATAAACGAAGGGAAAAACAAGGGTTGGATAATTCagaattgttaaaaaaatgtagaagtTTTATAGaggatataaaaaacaataataaacatTGTATAACCATAGATGAAgtagaaaataatgaattactttgttatattttgaaaaatattgttaacgaaaacataaattattataaatgtataccaGTGGAAGTATACAATATAAGCGTATTGAAAAATAAGGGAATTTATGAAGTTATTGAAGCAGTTTTTCAAAAGCACTTTAATAGGGATAATCGTACAATTAAAGGGTATACTTATAACAACTTTGATGAAAAGGACACTAATGCAATGAAATTTGTAGACAGACAGATTAGTTTTTATGAGGATACTAATGGGAACTATTATCATTCTGAAAAGGGTGATTGTAATATAATTGTGTCCACTGCATATGGAAAAGATGTTTTAGAGGGTAATATTATTGATACGAAATATAATGATGATAAGTATGACGAAAAAAGTTATGAGAATAACAAAGGGAATGAAACTTATAAAAATTGTCATATGAACATGAATAAAGGAAGAGATAATAGTAATGCATTAGTTTGTCCGTATTTATCAACGAAAAACGTGCCTTATGTACATGGTAGCAATCAGAATTATCTtttgaataataatgaatCACGTAATAGTAGAACGGAGGACACGTTATCAAACACACGAAATAATGCATATATCatgtatgaatataatactaatcctgttaatttatttattgaacATATTCAACATGTATATTTTGGAAAAGATAGTTGTGAAAGTATTCCTAATATATCAAACTCCttgaaagagaaaaatgcaaaatatgaaaaaaaaagtaatattttaaaaaagactCAACAGACAAAACAAATAGATTTAATGAATATGGAGAACAATGAAAGACAAAATGGGACCCATGTAGAGAAACCATCGCTCAAAAGAGCTGACCAGCAGCATCAAGAAAAAGTTGAGGTGAGGCAGGAATATGAGGAAGGCGCATACAAGGAGATGATAATATACGAGCAGAAAGAAACATTTgaggaaaagaaaacattCGAGAATAATGAAACAATTGAGGAAAAAGAAACACATGATAGTACATTATTTTCAATAGAAAAATTTGAACCAGAGAAGAATGAACATAAAGAAGGGAATATTGTGAAAAGCataaaatgtaaacaaaataaggTGGGTACGCaggaaataaatgaacatataGAATATAAAGAAGACGAGGAAAACGAAGTAGGCTTAAACAAAAGGGACaaagataaaattttacataaagaAGCAAATAAGAGTATGGAAGGTACACAAATTATTGAAGAACAGGGGAAAATAAACGAGGAGGAAACATATATAACAAggtcaaataataaaaagaaaaatgatataaaaaacgATTTGAACGAACTATGGAGCAGGCACGAAAATGACGTTGAAAATATAGAAGACGAAGAAAGGAAAGTAAAAGAGCATTATGAATATGTAGTTGAAGAGAATGCTTATGAAGAGGCCGAACTTGATGGACACGCACACGGAATGGAAACATATTCAAAAGATAGCTTCCATTATAATGATGTATCATGTGGagataattacaaaaataatattagttaCACAGATTATTCATCAAATgaggaaaagataaaaaaaggaaaagatttatttcataaaaaaatgaacccaaataataatatggacGATAATggaaattacatatataaaagcaagatttacaaaaaaaaatattcattaaaagaaaaaaaaaaaaaaaaaaaaacttttgtataataaaaaaatcgaAAGCAATTTTGAAGTAAATTCCAGTAATTCATTTGAAAATGTAAGCCTGATGAATGTCATGTGTATagattcattaaataatacatagatataaaaaaaaaagaaaattaaacaCTTAGAAGTTCTTCGTAcatgtattaaaatatacacacttttattattacgcACAAGCTTGATATTAATCGAAATTAttcaatttctttttaattcctCCATTTATGTTCTTTCTTCATTTTACAAGGAATCTAAATTTACTCCTCGccaatttaataataaactCTATTCACTAATACGTCATTTttaatgcatacatatatatatatattataaatcattttcattttgttgcCCATTTTTTACCACTTACTTATATGTGaatatcttttcttttttttttgtgaacgAAACTATTtcctaataatataataccttttatgtttatcaacttaatatgaaaatactTTTAACAGTCAATTGAAGGTGTATAAATAGGTAGACATATAaacgtatataaataaaaaaaaaaaaatagaaaaaataatatatataaaggaataataaaaaaaaaaaaaaaaaaggatacaAGTTAATAAAGTTAGAAAGGGTTGATACTTACTGAAAGGAAAGATGGAATAATCATTAGGGGAAGGGAGTAGTAGTAGTCTTAAATTGAAACATTTGTTAACTAATACATTTTGCGAACATTACTGATTTTATTACCTCGATACACTTTACACATTTTCTAGAACTATGGATGTCGAAGAAcctaaataattatttatagaaGCACATCCTAGTTTcatatcaaaattttttaaaactgttattaatgatataaaaattcttGAGCCAGAAACTGCACTAGGATGACCTAAGGATAGGGATCCACCGTTTAAATTGACATTTGATAAAtctaaatttaaattattcatattaaatattacatcTAGTGCTGATGATTCATTAATTTCGTAGTAATCTACAAAAgatttgtttattttcttcaaGCATTTCGTTATAGAGTGAGATATACTTAAAGGAAAATCAGAAGGATAAACAGAAGCATTAtcatatgttattatttcaGCTAAAGGATTCAGTTCaagttcatttatttttttttcgctcattaatataatagcGCATGCGCCGTCTGCGAATGGGgctatattataatttgttacGATAGAATCACTAGacaaattacaaatattgtcaatactacattttttatatatttcatcaCTGTCGATGATAGTTTTTTCtaattctaatttatttttttttttttgaattattaatGGGAAAATTTCTTGTTGAATCAAATTATCACTATAAGCATTAGCTGTTCTTTTGAATGAGTTAATAACATATTCATCTAAATCAACTCTTGGTATTTTAAACTTCTTACAAAATAATTCGAacatattatctttttttaattccttaCTATTAGTTATGTAATCATACCCATCACTCAAATTAGTGTCATAGAGAATATTATTCcctaaattatattttgctgttcttaaatttttcaaaaaaaatgggCTCTGTGACATAGATTCCATTGAGCCAACAACACAAACATCTTTTCCTCCTTTGATAAATTCATATCCAACTGTTATGGAATCTAAACCACTACAACATAAATTGCTTACTAGATGCGTTTTCGCGTCTATGTTTATCCCTGTAAAGGTTTTAGCAGTAATGAACGTGGGTGTAAATGTGGCTACGTATACCAACGCAGCACAAGGGCGCAGTAAAAATTTGCCTACTAATCTGCCAAggattatacatatatacgtacatatatacgtacatatatacgtacatatatacgtacatacatgcatgcatacattcatacatacatatatacataagtatatatatacatacacatatatgtatgtttaaaTTCATGCGTAACTTACCTGTGGCAACAAGAATTTTCTGAAGGGGCAGTGGTCCGCAACCGCCTGAAAAGGACTGGCCAAAAACTAAACAATCGACcacatttttttcaatttgaCTCCTCTCGAGGGCTTTTAATATAGTGGGAATAGCTATTGCATAGGTTAACAAATGTAGTGAatacgtaaatataaatatatatatatacatgtacgtgtgcgtaaaaagttttattggttaaaggaaaaaatgggCAAATAAAGACGCCCCgccatttatatatattttaatttttctttttttatatacctaATTTGTGTACAGGTATTTGTGAAATGCTCCCGCATAAGGCACCTATTGGTGTTCTGGCGTAACCAACAACGTAAACTTTTCTGAGGCTATTCTCTATCATAATTTAATCCATCCGTTCTTATTAACACGTTatattatgcatttatattattcatatttctgtatattttatgctcatgtacatatgtatacaatattaaaaattcatatataaagatCACTGTTAATCCTACCTTATATGAATTTACAAGTATTGAGgttcacaattttttttttattatttacaagcCATTACAAAACGTAAGAAACATTAAACCCATTCTCAAGTTACGAACACATGGCAAGCAGTTTAgtgatatgtatatatatatatgtacacaaatgtagaaaaaaaaaaaaaaaatttcatgcAGTACTTCTTGAAGCGAATCTGTGCTGCACATGTAGAAAtcaaacgaaaaaaaaatgtattggAAAGATTTAAGAggggaaataaaatattaaatatgtaatgcTCAAAGCGGAAAGGAATAAAAggaaagtaaaataaatatgctaTAATTTCctgcaaatattttttgcagataaaaaaaaagaaaaaaatatattttagtacCAGCATCCTGTTGTGCCCTTTTTGAAAAGGATCTCATATAAAAAGCTTAAGTAAAACTTTGAAAGACCTACTATTCTCATAAATTGTGCACATGAAAAACGTATTTTCCGGAGAGATTATTAACAGttattgaaaattattatgtacgCAAACGGAAAAATAGGTTATAATGGTTGTagtaaaagggaaaaaataaggaaaaggaCATAAAAACttgcaaaataaagcaaaattagGGTGAAATAAGGCAAAATATGGTatgttaaagaaaaataggaTAAACTGAAACAAGATAAGTTAGGACAAGGCAAGGAAGGGAACACCAAGTCTAATAGtgtaacaaaatataatactacaaggtaaagaaaaaagacgAGGTTATAAAATGATCAGAAGCATAGCGCTAAGATGCAAAAATAACACAAAAGTAAACGGGAAATGGAAAATTAGTAGTAATGTAGATTATAAAAGAGTAAAATTCAAATGGGacgataaatatttttcgttATGTATTTGTGATTTAGTAccaagtaataaaaataatgtagaAGAATTAgagatgaaaaatatgaacataattaaagatataacgaaaacaaaatatgacTTTGTCATATTTGGAATTGGATATTTGGACTctgataaaatattaaaatctTTTAATAGAGCTGATTTACTTCAAACGAAGAGGATTGATTCGATTCActcaaatttaaaaaaagctaATGGtcaatatatttcaataGTTCAACAATGccttcttttaaaaattccaCATTTCTTTTTAGGTAGGGACAGGCTAACTGAATTGACAAGTATCGGTACAGCTATATTTAGCAACCCcaaagaaatattttcattattatattactttcttattaatagtgaaaaaaatggaaagaatAGTAGTACTACCTCTAGTCAACATAAGAGGGAACTAGAGGACAAGgaatataatttacaattTAATGCCCCCAATTTTTATAACGCATTAATTGTAGAAAATGCTTTATATCTAATATACAATATTCATGCAACCTTGTTAAAAATAGTGAAatcaaaatattacataCCTCCCCATGGTAGTACCGCCTCTACCTCTACTTCAAATTATACTAACACGAGTAATGGTATAAATAACACAGATGTTAAGAAAAATGTGAAGCAAagaatattttcctttttcaacGAAACAACGTATGACcaaataaataacataagAAATCAAATTAGAAGAACAGAATTATTTGATGATTACATAATATCTACAGACAAAACagatataaacattttaattgtttGTGACAGTATAAGTGTTGACTATTTTTACAACTACTTACAAAAAAACCTCTATCTATGGCATACCATTAGTCCGTTCTATAATGAATTATTTGccttggaaaaaaaaaacatatataaatttgtgttgtctttgtttttatttataattgcaCCTCTGGCCTGGGCACTTACCTTCCTAATCAGATATTTGTACTATCTATGGGTAGAATATTTTACTAAAGGAAAAGTAATAACTGTTGGAggagatttattttttcaagatTCTAAACTAGTTCATGCAAATGAGCACACCATAAATTCTGAAgataattatgataaattCATTAACTCTATAAACAATAACACAACTGAATTTGAGAAGGTAAGCCTGCTAGGTGGTCTACTGCAGTggttcaaaaataaaagcagaAATTAGCATTTATGTCCTCCGCTTATGCgaatacgtatatgtatacatatatatatatatatgcttggGCGCATGTATATgggtttatttatttgtaccTTTCCaccttctctttttttaagcATATTTCTTTCCTAACAATATTTGGTATTATCTTAAAATGATTTGCTCAAACAgctttacatataaattatgctTAGCAAACTTAACTTCCTTTCTTTcgtttttcttatttttaaaattaatttatttacttatatgtatactacTGCTTATTTTATGGCAAATATAGTCTCATGCGTTTATGAGaagcacaaaaaaaaaaaaaaaaaaatgtatttataaaaaatattaaataaatattgtaaaacaagttatggaaaaaaatattgataagACGTAAAACAATCATTTAAAACTTTGCTTCATCGATATagtgaatttaaaaaaaaaataaaaatttttacactACTATGGAGATGTTTTTTTGAAGTAAAAACATTAAACTGCATACCGTTTTGTGAAAATAATTTGATCAAAAATGGtataaagtttttattttattttttcatcacTGTAGTGTGTTATATACaatcaatattttatttatttgtcttggcatataattctttatttatgtttatttttactttattttttttaaaaaataaaaattttcttttttcttttttcctcattATTTCGTCTCCTTTTTCTTTGGTATTTGTGTTATCCGTGCTCAGttttacttatttaatacttttttttttatttttcttaccttaatcttttatttttttttctacatttgCGTATCTTTCACgcttaatttgttttttgtcCTTAACTTCTTCTTCAGATGATATAGATCTTggtctttctttttcttcaccTTTTAGtctttgttcttttttttctgtttcttCCTGTTTTTCCCCTTTCGTCCTTCCTCTGAGATCCTGTTTAACTTCATATACTTTTGTCTGTTTTCTTTGTGTTTTTTTTCCATCTTCTtcctttatttcattaactttttcatctttaattttttctttacccCTTTCACCTTTAACTTTTTCACTTTTgacattttcttcttttacttCCCTATGTGATCTTTTTGTTTCATATCTGTTTTCCTTCAACTCATATTTTAAGTTATTTGATTTTTCCACATAATTATCTTTTCGTCTTTTTCTTTGTTCCTCAAATTCTTTATCACTCTCATTCATTACTtcacttttgttttttcttttatttcgcTCGTTTTTCACATTATGATTCGGATCAGAACTTTGGTTGGATGTCGAATCATCTGCAtgatattctttttttctctgGTGTGTATGATTATCCGTATTTTCGTCCGTATCAGACGATAATTTCGAATTGTTAGAAATGTTTAACGAATCATTTTTTTCGGTATTTTTCTCTCCACCTCTTCTTTCATCATTATATTTCCTACTTCTATCAGTTAAGCTGCGCCTTCTAGAACTCCCTGATTTGCATTTTTCAGAATCGACActgttttttttcctataataatttttaatattatttaataattttaaagttTCTTGACTACTTCGATTATTGTTCATTTtggaattttttaaatcatgattattttcttttccatGATTTGTAGAATAATTTTCATGTCtttctttccttttcaaCATGCCTCGTGTCAAAACGCTACCACTTCTTACAATACTTTCcctattatatttataacgtCTTACATAACTAACATCTGAATCATCATCACTATAACGTTTTTTACGACATCGTTTATTAGAATTTCTTCTACCTTTTTTATGTGAATTCCTTCGGTTAGCTCTCCCATGTTGGACTCGGTTTATATCCCGTAACCTCGAGTGTCCCCTTTTGTTATCAATGTCATTCGTATGCCTATCATTCGTATGCCTATCATTCGTATGCCTATCATTCGTATGTCTATCATTCGTATGTCTATCATTCGTATGTCTATCATTCGTATGCCTATCATTCGTATGCCTATCATTCGTATGCCTATCATTCGTATGCCTATCATTCGTATGTCTATCATTCGTATGTCTATCATTCGTATGTCTATCATTCGTATGCCTATCATTCGTATGCCTATCATTCGTATGCCTATCATTCGTATGTCTATCATTCGTATGCCTATCATTCGTATATCTGTCATTCATATGCCTGTCATATGAATGTTTATCATGCTTATGCTTTTCTTGCCTGTGGAGTTTATACTTATCACTGTCATACTTATCGCTGTTATAGTGATCATTGTTAACCTTGTTCTTATTCACGTTGTCATTATTCTCGTTACTGCTACTATGATTTTTATTGATATCGTCATTACTGTTCCTCCGTAtgccatttttattttttttagttccTGCTCTAACgtcatgtacatattttgcTACGTTAAAATTGCCGGTATTTGGATTCGTGTACTCTTCAAATGACGTCGACGAATCAGATGGACGCGCTGAGCTCACTGTATACGATTTAGAATTAGTTCCATATGAATCTCCTGAAGGAGTTGATTCACTGGAATAGGGTGACCCTATTGGACATGCCGAATCACTTGTATAGGAAATTCCGCTCACATGCGATACGTCTCTTGGACAAGAAGTGTCGGTAGGGGTTTCTGGACATTTCAGTATTTTAAtctttcgttttttttttttatattgtttcCTCTTTGACTTAGACGAATAGCTAGAATAACTGGAATTTGACAAAGaggaatttctttttatacttCTTGATTTATCTCCTTCGCTTGAAATATCCGATGATACTGTGTCCTTCGCATTACTTGATTCTTTCGAATATGATGAAGcgtattttttatcatttttgaaatatttttcattttttactcttttttccttattttcatattttgctaatttttttaatctgtttttactattattaagCGTTCGTTCTTCCTTTATGcgctcctttttttcttttacgccttcctctttttcctttacatgctccttttttgtttttatgtgctcctttttttcttttacataCTCCTTTTCTTCCTTTAGGCTCTCCTTTGCTTCCCTTTcgtcttcctttttttcctttttaattttcagagccctttgaaaattttctaattgttttctttttctatcaTTAAGCATATGAGTATTTTCGTTAGTGTTAATAGTTCGATTTTCACTTATGTTAAacttttcttctcttttttttttttcataatattcatCATATAGTTTATTTCTGTAATTATTAACTAGTTCCTCAACGCCTTCTTTACCTGTATCTCTCAGACTTTCTTCATATAAATGAACTTTTAAttctatatttcttttatcagAATGTTCAATGATAGAAAAATCGcaagtatattttttgtcaactagattattattcatttttacttcatttctAAATCTTTCATATTCTCTTAAAGTATTCCTAGCATTTCGAATATGTGCCATGTTCGTTTGAACGTATCCATTTGTTCCTGAACCTCTTGGAGTCTTCAACCCAATACCATTATACATTTTGAGACTTCAATCTTTAAACTTTAATCTCTTATGCATAAAAAGGGAGACAGTAAAATCTCTATTTTTAACTCAATGCCcaatgcatacatatattcatacgtacataagcacgtacatatatatatatataatttttttttttttttcctttaatagCTTCTTATGTGTGAAAATGGGCTCTACAGTGTTTAAGTGCCTTcaataagtatatacatacaaacattcATACcttcatgtatatatacatacatacatacatacaaacatacataccttcatgcatatatatgcatatatatatatatatatatatatattaaattgttGATTTATTTCCGCACAAGGTAATTGTTTATGCTGTGAGGAGTTCAtgcatattcatatataatacgtaaatatgcatatatacgaTAAGTATTTATCTGCTTGTTCGCTTGCTTTATAGGTGTAATTTTTCGTAAAAACACTCTTGTGTTTTTATTTCTGAATTCAGCAATTTCCGTATTTCTTCCTTCATTAAACTTTTTAGCTtctttttaa
This region includes:
- the PmUG01_12066000 gene encoding conserved Plasmodium protein, unknown function translates to MFSLIKSVFSNFQDEKDLKILIIGECDSGKTSLFNLISSYHNKSKYDILNTVFSKSDNSSNCALGFNTKKIIFNRKNLKIYDLEGTATNTISIYDCYYEDTDVIFYVIDAKIEKHIFKAIIYLTCLGRNRINDKKKNKNEKKEEFLRPIIILGNKSEDNSSFFSAPCISNYIKSIDIYKNEKFWQFFLSNNNTFLNYYLGVLYEKVVDYLIINKFSLDKFLVLGKEKDYKRREKQGLDNSELLKKCRSFIEDIKNNNKHCITIDEVENNELLCYILKNIVNENINYYKCIPVEVYNISVLKNKGIYEVIEAVFQKHFNRDNRTIKGYTYNNFDEKDTNAMKFVDRQISFYEDTNGNYYHSEKGDCNIIVSTAYGKDVLEGNIIDTKYNDDKYDEKSYENNKGNETYKNCHMNMNKGRDNSNALVCPYLSTKNVPYVHGSNQNYLLNNNESRNSRTEDTLSNTRNNAYIMYEYNTNPVNLFIEHIQHVYFGKDSCESIPNISNSLKEKNAKYEKKSNILKKTQQTKQIDLMNMENNERQNGTHVEKPSLKRADQQHQEKVEVRQEYEEGAYKEMIIYEQKETFEEKKTFENNETIEEKETHDSTLFSIEKFEPEKNEHKEGNIVKSIKCKQNKVGTQEINEHIEYKEDEENEVGLNKRDKDKILHKEANKSMEGTQIIEEQGKINEEETYITRSNNKKKNDIKNDLNELWSRHENDVENIEDEERKVKEHYEYVVEENAYEEAELDGHAHGMETYSKDSFHYNDVSCGDNYKNNISYTDYSSNEEKIKKGKDLFHKKMNPNNNMDDNGNYIYKSKIYKKKYSLKEKKKKKKTFV
- the PmUG01_12066100 gene encoding acetyl-CoA acetyltransferase, putative, whose product is MIENSLRKVYVVGYARTPIGALCGSISQIPVHKLAIPTILKALERSQIEKNVVDCLVFGQSFSGGCGPLPLQKILVATGINIDAKTHLVSNLCCSGLDSITVGYEFIKGGKDVCVVGSMESMSQSPFFLKNLRTAKYNLGNNILYDTNLSDGYDYITNSKELKKDNMFELFCKKFKIPRVDLDEYVINSFKRTANAYSDNLIQQEIFPLIIQKKKNKLELEKTIIDSDEIYKKCSIDNICNLSSDSIVTNYNIAPFADGACAIILMSEKKINELELNPLAEIITYDNASVYPSDFPLSISHSITKCLKKINKSFVDYYEINESSALDVIFNMNNLNLDLSNVNLNGGSLSLGHPSAVSGSRIFISLITVLKNFDMKLGCASINNYLGSSTSIVLENV
- the PmUG01_12066200 gene encoding conserved Plasmodium protein, unknown function; its protein translation is MIRSIALRCKNNTKVNGKWKISSNVDYKRVKFKWDDKYFSLCICDLVPSNKNNVEELEMKNMNIIKDITKTKYDFVIFGIGYLDSDKILKSFNRADLLQTKRIDSIHSNLKKANGQYISIVQQCLLLKIPHFFLGRDRLTELTSIGTAIFSNPKEIFSLLYYFLINSEKNGKNSSTTSSQHKRELEDKEYNLQFNAPNFYNALIVENALYLIYNIHATLLKIVKSKYYIPPHGSTASTSTSNYTNTSNGINNTDVKKNVKQRIFSFFNETTYDQINNIRNQIRRTELFDDYIISTDKTDINILIVCDSISVDYFYNYLQKNLYLWHTISPFYNELFALEKKNIYKFVLSLFLFIIAPLAWALTFLIRYLYYLWVEYFTKGKVITVGGDLFFQDSKLVHANEHTINSEDNYDKFINSINNNTTEFEKVSLLGGLLQWFKNKSRN
- the PmUG01_12066300 gene encoding conserved Plasmodium protein, unknown function → MYNGIGLKTPRGSGTNGYVQTNMAHIRNARNTLREYERFRNEVKMNNNLVDKKYTCDFSIIEHSDKRNIELKVHLYEESLRDTGKEGVEELVNNYRNKLYDEYYEKKKREEKFNISENRTINTNENTHMLNDRKRKQLENFQRALKIKKEKKEDEREAKESLKEEKEYVKEKKEHIKTKKEHVKEKEEGVKEKKERIKEERTLNNSKNRLKKLAKYENKEKRVKNEKYFKNDKKYASSYSKESSNAKDTVSSDISSEGDKSRSIKRNSSLSNSSYSSYSSKSKRKQYKKKKRKIKILKCPETPTDTSCPRDVSHVSGISYTSDSACPIGSPYSSESTPSGDSYGTNSKSYTVSSARPSDSSTSFEEYTNPNTGNFNVAKYVHDVRAGTKKNKNGIRRNSNDDINKNHSSSNENNDNVNKNKVNNDHYNSDKYDSDKYKLHRQEKHKHDKHSYDRHMNDRYTNDRHTNDRHTNDRHTNDRHTNDRHTNDRHTNDRHTNDRHTNDRHTNDRHTNDRHTNDRHTNDRHTNDRHTNDRHTNDRHTNDRHTNDRHTNDIDNKRGHSRLRDINRVQHGRANRRNSHKKGRRNSNKRCRKKRYSDDDSDVSYVRRYKYNRESIVRSGSVLTRGMLKRKERHENYSTNHGKENNHDLKNSKMNNNRSSQETLKLLNNIKNYYRKKNSVDSEKCKSGSSRRRSLTDRSRKYNDERRGGEKNTEKNDSLNISNNSKLSSDTDENTDNHTHQRKKEYHADDSTSNQSSDPNHNVKNERNKRKNKSEVMNESDKEFEEQRKRRKDNYVEKSNNLKYELKENRYETKRSHREVKEENVKSEKVKGERGKEKIKDEKVNEIKEEDGKKTQRKQTKVYEVKQDLRGRTKGEKQEETEKKEQRLKGEEKERPRSISSEEEVKDKKQIKRERYANVEKKIKD